A stretch of Myroides oncorhynchi DNA encodes these proteins:
- a CDS encoding ketopantoate reductase family protein, whose translation MKNKKRITIVGLGGVGGFYGGLLANKYQDSQDIEVCFVARGKHLDAVKEKGLTVLSKDSEVVGHPALATSSWSDIKHTDYIIIATKGYDLSQTIADMKGCVGEHTVIIPLLNGVEAYEQLVAVFGEARVWQGCTYMVSRLKEAGVIDNPSGRQRILFGRDREVTQEMSDFETVLKEANVNAEATSEISREVWEKYILVSASAMATAYYNSTFGGVMEHHPEEMKQLLVEASAIGKKKGVALSADIVSVITERLKAIPYESTTSMHSDFTALKEHNELGIMGGYMVRQGVLLGLETPMYKQMCNHLVVYSGSKYKGN comes from the coding sequence ATGAAAAATAAAAAGAGAATAACAATAGTAGGGCTTGGTGGAGTAGGAGGATTTTATGGAGGATTACTAGCAAATAAATATCAAGATAGTCAGGATATAGAAGTATGTTTTGTAGCGAGAGGTAAGCACCTTGATGCTGTTAAAGAAAAGGGATTAACGGTACTGTCAAAAGACAGTGAAGTAGTAGGACATCCTGCTTTAGCTACTTCTAGTTGGAGTGATATTAAGCATACAGATTATATCATCATCGCCACTAAAGGATATGACTTATCTCAGACCATAGCTGATATGAAGGGATGTGTGGGAGAACATACAGTGATTATCCCTCTGCTTAATGGAGTAGAGGCGTATGAGCAACTTGTAGCTGTATTTGGAGAAGCTAGAGTATGGCAAGGCTGTACGTATATGGTTTCTCGTTTAAAAGAGGCTGGAGTGATTGATAACCCTAGTGGAAGACAACGTATTCTTTTTGGACGAGATAGGGAGGTGACACAGGAAATGAGCGACTTTGAGACTGTCTTAAAGGAGGCTAATGTAAATGCAGAGGCTACTTCCGAAATCTCAAGAGAGGTATGGGAGAAGTATATCTTAGTATCTGCCTCTGCAATGGCAACTGCTTACTATAACAGTACTTTCGGAGGTGTAATGGAACATCATCCAGAAGAAATGAAGCAGTTATTAGTAGAGGCTTCGGCTATAGGAAAGAAGAAAGGTGTAGCATTATCAGCTGATATCGTAAGTGTTATTACAGAGCGATTAAAAGCGATTCCATATGAATCAACTACTTCGATGCACAGTGACTTTACAGCTCTTAAAGAACACAATGAATTAGGCATTATGGGTGGGTATATGGTAAGACAAGGTGTCCTCTTAGGTCTAGAAACACCGATGTATAAACAGATGTGCAACCATCTAGTAGTATACTCTGGAAGTAAGTACAAAGGTAATTAG